CCGTGCTCGATGCCCTGGGGATCGAGGCCCCCACAACGATCCGGGGGGTGACCCAGAGCCCGATCGAGGGCTTCAGCCTGGCCTCGTCGTTCGATGAGGCCACGGCTCCGAGCAAGCACATCACCCAGTACTTCGAGATGTTTGGCCATCGCTCGCTCTATCACGATGGCTGGCGGGCGGTGTGTCCCTGGCCCGGTGCCTCGTTCAGCGAATCAGGCCGCCGCTTCGGCGATCCGATCTCCTACGACCAGCTGATTCAGCTCGATGCCCACGGCTGCGAGCTCTACAACTTGGAGGAGGATTTTGCCGAAACCAACGACCTCGCCGCCAGCGAGCGTGATCGCCTGATCGCCATGATCGGCATGTGGTATGTGGAGGCCGGCAAGTACAACGTGCTGCCGATCGATAGCCGCGGCACCCAGCGTTTCGGGGTGGAGCGCCCTCAGATCGCCCCCGATCGCCAGCGCTACATCTATTACCCCGGCACCCAAGTGGTGCCCACCAACGCCGCCCCCCGGGTGATGAATCGCCCCCACTCGATCTCGGTGGAGGCCTTGGTGCCCGAAGGTGGCGCCGATGGGGTGTTGTTCAGCATGGGCGGCAACGACGGTGGTTTCGCGTTCTATGTGCAGAACGGGATCCTCACCTACGGCTACAACTACGTGGCCGAGAGCCACTTCCGGATCACCTCCACGGCGCCGGTCCCCAGCGGCCACCACATCTTCAGCGTGGAGTTCACCCCCACAGGCCCGGCGGACATCGCCAACGGCAAGGGCACACCCGCGGCGATCAAGTTGTTCGTGGATGGTCAGCCCGTGGGCGAAGGGCACCTGCCGGTCACGATTCCCCTGAGCCTGGGCCTGGCGGCGGGTGCGGCGGTCGGTGCCGATCCCGGTTCTCCCACCATGCCTGATTACAAGCCGCCCTTCGCTTTCGCCGGCACGGTGAAGCGGGCGCTGGTGGATGTGACCGGCACATCGGTGGAATCGCTCGAAGAGAAAATGCGCATGATCCTGGCGCGGCAGTAGCGGCTTTCCGCTCAAGTGTCAACGGCCCGGCTTGTTTGGAGCTGGCACAGTCTTACCCAGATTCAGTCTTCTGAACAGATCCTCAACCATGACCCCAGCTGATTCCGTACAACGCCAGATCTTGCCGATCCCGGATCAATCCCACGTGGGGCTGATCACCTACGACGCCAGGGATCCGGATACCACCTATCCCCCGATCCGGGATCTGCGGCCGCCGGCGGGAGCACCCAATGTGCTCGTGATCCTGCTGGATGATGTGGGCTTCGGTGCCTCCAGCGCCTTCGGTGGGCCCTGCCACACCCCGAACATCGAGAAGCTGGCTGCCGGCGGCCTCAAGTACAACCGCTTCCACACCACCGCCCTCTGCTCCCCCACCCGTCAGGCCCTGCTCACCGGCCGCAACCACCATTCAGTGGGCATGGGCGGCATCACCGAGATCGCCACAGCTGCTCCCGGCTACAACTCGATCCTGCCGAACACCTGTGCTCCCCTGGCGCGCACCCTGAAGCTCAACGGCTACTCCACCGCGCAGTTCGGCAAATGCCATGAGGTGCCCGTCTGGCAGACGAGCCCGATGGGCCCCTTTGATGCCTGGCCCACGGGCGGCGGTGGCTTCGAATACTTCTATGGCTTCATCGGCGGTGAAACCAACCAGTGGTATCCGGCGCTTTATGAGGGCACCACGCCGGTGGAACCCAGGAAGACGCCCGAGCAGGGCTATCACCTCAGCGATGATCTGACCACCAAGGCGATTCAGTGGATCCGCCAGCAGAAGGCGCTGATGGCTGACAAGCCCTTCTTCACCTATTTCGCTCCTGGAGCGACCCATGCCCCGCACCATGTGCCGAAGGAATGGGCCGACAAGTACAAGGGTCAGTTCGACCAGGGCTGGGACAAGTTGAGAGAGGAAACCTTTGCCCGTCAGAAGCAGTTGGGGGTGATTCCTGCCGACTGTCAGCTCACCGGGCGCCATGGGGATATTCCCGCCTGGGACACGATCACGGCCGAGATGAAACCGATTCTCGCCCGCCAGATGGAGGTGTATGCGGGCTTCCTGGAGCACACCGATCATCACGTCGGACGGTTGATCGACGCGCTCCAGGACCTCGAAATTCTTGAGGACACGCTGGTCTACGTGATCATCGGCGACAACGGCGCCTCAGCGGAGGGCTCCCTCCAGGGCTGTTTCAACGAAATGGCTCCGCTCACGGGCTTTGCCCACCTCGAAACCGCCGAGTTCCTCAGCGAGCGCCTGGATCAACTGGGCGGTGTACAGGCCTACAACCACTACGCGGTGGGCTGGGCCCACGCCATGGACACCCCCTACCAGTGGACCAAGCAGGTGGCCTCCCACTTCGGCGGCACCCGCAACGGCACCATCGTGCATTGGCCCAAGGGAATCCAGGCCAAGGGCGAGATCCGCAGCCAGTTCCACCATGTGATCGATGTGGCCCCAACGATTCTGGAGGCGGCGGGCCTGCCCCAGCCCACCTTCGTCAATGGGGTGCAACAGCGGCCGATCGAAGGGGTGAGCATGGCCTATTCCTTCAATGATTCCAGCGCTGCCGAACGGCGCCAGACCCAGTACTTCGAGATGGCGGGCAACCGCGGCATCTACCACAAGGGCTGGACGGCGGTGACCAGGCACCGAACCCCCTGGGTGACCGGTCAGGTGAAGCTGGCTGCCTTCGACGACGATGTCTGGGAGCTCTACGACACCAGCACCGACTGGACCCAGGCGCAGGATCTGGCCAGCGTCCATCCCCAGAAGCTCCATGAACTGCAGCGGCTGTGGCTGATCGAAGCCACCCGCTACAACGTGCTGCCGCTGGATGATCGCTTCGCCGAGCGGGCCAATCCCGAGATCGCCGGTCGGCCACAATTGATTAAGGGAACCCGCCAAGTGCTGTTCGGCGGCATGGGGCGGTTGAGCGAAAGCTCAATCGTCAACTTCAAGAACAAGTCACACGCCATCACCGCCGAGCTGGTGGTTCCGGAAGCGGGTGCCGAGGGCGTGATCATCGCCCAGGGTGGTCTCACCGGTGGCTGGAGCCTCTACACGAAGGAGGGCAAACCGAAGTACTGCTACAACTTCTATGGCGTGAACCGCTACACGATCGCGGGCACAGAGACGATCCCCCCTGGAACCCACCAGGTGCGGATGGAGTTCGACTACGACGGCGGCGGCCTGGCCAAGGGCGGCACGGTGACGCTCTATGTGGATGGACAGAAGGCCGGCGAAGGCCGGGTGGAGCAGACTGAACCGATGCTTTTCTCCGCCGACGAGACCTGCGACGTCGGTTTCGAGGCCGGTTCACCGGTGACCGACGACTATCCGAGCGTTGGTGGCACGTTCAGCGGCGAGGTGAACTGGGTGGAGATCGCGGTCGACAAGGACGCCGAGGATCTCGATCACCTGATCTCACCCGAAGAACGGCTGCAGGTGGCGATGGCGTTGCAATAGGCGGCGTTGCCATGGAAGGTGTGAACCAGAACAAGCCAGCAAAATCCATGCGCATCGAGTTGCGCTGGCCGGCTTCGCTCGCCGTGCTCGTTCTGTGGGCACTGGAGAGAGGGCTGCCCAACCGGTTCCGGCTCCTTCCTGCCGGCTTTGACTTCATCAGCTTCGGCCTAGTGCTGATCCCGATGCTGGCCGTCGGACTGACGGCCGGGCGCTCTCGCTGGTTACGCATCGAGCGCCTCACCACCTCGATCTTCGTGATTGCCGCCGGCGGCATCACGTTCGTCACCCTGGTCGTTCTGATCAAGGAGATGCTGTTTGGCCGAGGAGATCTCGATGCCCTTGAGCTGCTCGCCTCCGGCGTCGCGATCTGGGTGTCCAATGTGGTCATCTTTTCGCTGGCGTTCTGGCAGGTCGATCGCGGCGGCCCAGAGGCGCGCCTCAATCGTCTGGCCATCCGGGCGGACTGGTTCTTTCCGCAGGAGGGTGTGCCCGATGCTGTGCGCCCCGACTGGCGTCCCACCTTCATCGATTACCTGTTTCTGAGCTTCTCGACGGCGACGGCCTTCAGTCCCACGGGGGCGATCCCGCTCAATGCCCGATCCCAGTTGATGTTGATGCTGCAGAGCACCATCTCCCTGCTGACCATCGCCGTGATCGCCGCCCGGGCCATCAACATCCTCGGCAGCTGAGCCGCTGTCTGCCAGGGCAGGTGACGCGCAGGAATGGTTCGACGCCGGGCACGACGAAGGGAGTACGGCTTAGTCCTTATCCTTGGCTAAGTCCATAGGATCTCCCCATGCAGGTCAACCTCCACGACGCCAAAACCCACCTGTCCCGCTACGTGGCCCAGGCCCTGGAGGGCGAGGAGGTGGTGATCGCCAAGGCAGGCCATCCGCTGGTGCGCCTGGTGCCGGTGGAGCAGGGCACCCCCCAGCGCAGGACAGGCTTCCTCCAGGGGAAGGCCGAGATCACGGCCGATCTCAAGGCTGATTTCAGCGCCGAAATCGAAGCGATGTTCGGTTGATGGAGCCGGCGGGTCCGCTGCTGCTCGACACCCACCTGCTGCTCTGGTGGGCCGTTGAGCCCGAGCGGCTGCCAACGGCACTCCGGCAGGAACTCAGCGACAGGCGGCAACCGCTCCTGTTCAGCGTGGTGAGCCTGTGGGAAGTGGCGGTCAAAACCTCCCTTGGGCGCCCCGGATTTCGGGTCGACGCCCAGGCCCTGAGGCAGGGCTTGCTGCGCGAGGGGTTCAGCGAGCAGGCGATCACTGCCGCCCATGGGCTGGCCGTGCAGCACCTGCCCTGGGTGCACCGCGACCCATTCGACAGGCTGCTGGTGGCCCAGGCCCGCTGCGAAGGACTCACCCTGCTCAGCGCCGATCGCACCCTGATGGCCTACGGGCCTGAAGTGAGGCTCGCGGCCCTTTGAGAGCATGGGCTACCGCAGACCCTGATCCATGGCCGAGGCCGCCGCCCCTCCCCTCAACGACGCAGGCGCCCTGCCCAAGACCTACGACCCGGCCGGCACCGAAGCCCGCTGGCAGGCCGCCTGGGAAGCAGCGGGTGCCTTTCACCCTGATCCCAGTGCCCCGGGGGAACCGTTTTCGATCGTG
The window above is part of the Cyanobium sp. ATX 6F1 genome. Proteins encoded here:
- a CDS encoding arylsulfatase, producing MTPADSVQRQILPIPDQSHVGLITYDARDPDTTYPPIRDLRPPAGAPNVLVILLDDVGFGASSAFGGPCHTPNIEKLAAGGLKYNRFHTTALCSPTRQALLTGRNHHSVGMGGITEIATAAPGYNSILPNTCAPLARTLKLNGYSTAQFGKCHEVPVWQTSPMGPFDAWPTGGGGFEYFYGFIGGETNQWYPALYEGTTPVEPRKTPEQGYHLSDDLTTKAIQWIRQQKALMADKPFFTYFAPGATHAPHHVPKEWADKYKGQFDQGWDKLREETFARQKQLGVIPADCQLTGRHGDIPAWDTITAEMKPILARQMEVYAGFLEHTDHHVGRLIDALQDLEILEDTLVYVIIGDNGASAEGSLQGCFNEMAPLTGFAHLETAEFLSERLDQLGGVQAYNHYAVGWAHAMDTPYQWTKQVASHFGGTRNGTIVHWPKGIQAKGEIRSQFHHVIDVAPTILEAAGLPQPTFVNGVQQRPIEGVSMAYSFNDSSAAERRQTQYFEMAGNRGIYHKGWTAVTRHRTPWVTGQVKLAAFDDDVWELYDTSTDWTQAQDLASVHPQKLHELQRLWLIEATRYNVLPLDDRFAERANPEIAGRPQLIKGTRQVLFGGMGRLSESSIVNFKNKSHAITAELVVPEAGAEGVIIAQGGLTGGWSLYTKEGKPKYCYNFYGVNRYTIAGTETIPPGTHQVRMEFDYDGGGLAKGGTVTLYVDGQKAGEGRVEQTEPMLFSADETCDVGFEAGSPVTDDYPSVGGTFSGEVNWVEIAVDKDAEDLDHLISPEERLQVAMALQ
- a CDS encoding type II toxin-antitoxin system VapC family toxin, whose translation is MEPAGPLLLDTHLLLWWAVEPERLPTALRQELSDRRQPLLFSVVSLWEVAVKTSLGRPGFRVDAQALRQGLLREGFSEQAITAAHGLAVQHLPWVHRDPFDRLLVAQARCEGLTLLSADRTLMAYGPEVRLAAL
- a CDS encoding type II toxin-antitoxin system Phd/YefM family antitoxin; this translates as MQVNLHDAKTHLSRYVAQALEGEEVVIAKAGHPLVRLVPVEQGTPQRRTGFLQGKAEITADLKADFSAEIEAMFG